The proteins below come from a single candidate division KSB1 bacterium genomic window:
- a CDS encoding DUF3108 domain-containing protein: MIRSLSVCAIVLALLWMPQVQDTSRKAPPAVDTVRVQANTSEATKHDSLVTTTHMFSSPLAPLRVVPNNAWGLGEELTFAVRYGMVSAGSAKMAVRDTVRVAGRLCYHIYTQAQSNRAFSSIYEVRDVAESFVDVQGLFPWRFEKHLREGKYRAHKLTTYDQHRNLAITGKDTLRVPPFVQDVISMVYFLRTQDFKVGDTLSVANHADRKVYDLKVAVQRRERVRVSAGVFDCLVVEPFLRDGGGVFKGGGRMQLWISDDRARLPVQLKSKVVVGTVTIELERAKGVKRA, encoded by the coding sequence ATGATTCGATCCCTTTCTGTCTGTGCCATCGTACTCGCGCTACTTTGGATGCCTCAAGTGCAGGATACTTCGCGCAAGGCGCCGCCGGCTGTTGACACAGTCCGCGTCCAAGCCAACACCTCAGAGGCAACGAAGCATGATTCGCTGGTCACCACCACACACATGTTCTCCTCACCTTTGGCCCCGTTGCGCGTGGTGCCGAACAACGCCTGGGGGCTCGGGGAGGAGCTTACTTTTGCCGTGCGCTACGGCATGGTGTCGGCCGGCTCGGCGAAGATGGCGGTCCGAGATACAGTTAGAGTAGCAGGAAGGCTCTGCTACCACATTTACACCCAGGCACAGTCCAACCGGGCCTTTTCTTCCATCTACGAAGTCCGCGATGTAGCGGAATCGTTTGTGGATGTGCAGGGCCTGTTCCCATGGCGCTTTGAGAAACACCTGCGCGAGGGCAAGTATCGGGCACACAAGCTCACTACCTACGATCAGCACCGCAATTTGGCCATAACTGGCAAAGACACCCTCCGCGTACCACCCTTTGTACAGGATGTAATCTCCATGGTTTACTTTCTGCGCACCCAAGACTTCAAAGTCGGGGACACGCTCTCAGTGGCCAACCACGCCGATCGCAAGGTGTATGACCTGAAGGTCGCAGTTCAGCGGCGCGAAAGGGTGCGCGTCTCCGCAGGAGTGTTTGACTGCCTGGTGGTGGAGCCCTTCCTGCGCGACGGAGGAGGGGTGTTCAAGGGCGGCGGCCGGATGCAGCTGTGGATTTCTGATGACCGCGCCCGCCTCCCCGTGCAGCTGAAGAGCAAAGTAGTCGTGGGCACGGTGACCATCGAGCTGGAGAGAGCAAAGGGGGTTAAAAGAGCATGA